The DNA segment CTGTTGCGAGTATTGTAATGGGCGAGTTCAACTGCATTCCAGTAATTGGAGTATGGTAAAGATTAGGCCTATAGAAATCCGCAGCGGCAGTCGCATTCAGAATTCCGTAGCCATAGTAATTATCCGGATTCTTGGCTCTTGATGCTGTTCGCATCATAGCTTCGCGAACTTGCATCGGTGTAAGAGATGGATGTGCAGAGAGTATCAAAGCTGCAACACCTGCCGAGAGAGGGCATGAAAATGATGTCCCATTAACCCGACTGTATCCTGTTGTCAGTGTTGAGCTTGCAACTTTTACGCCGGTACCCATTGCCATTACTTCCGGTTTTATTCGTCCGTCAAAACTCGGTCCGTATGAACTGAATGATGATCTAACACCAAATGAATCAACAGCACCTACTGCAATTACCGCGAAGCCGTCCGCCGGAGCGATAAGTGTATTTGGTGTTCCGACTGATGCTTCGTTGCCGGCTGAGTTAAGTACTACAACTCCGCGATTCACTGCAAGGTCGGCAGCACGTGTAATTACAGCTGTATTGCCATTCATATTTTGCCAGGTCCAACTTGCGTAGGGTGAATCGTAAGTTAAATATCCTAACGATGTGCTTGCTATGTCAACGCCCAAACTTTCAGCCCATTCAATTGCGCGAACCCAATTGTCTTCTTCAACTGGAGTTTCGCTTGCATCATTTTCTGTTCTCCCTAAAATGTAACTTGCTTTAAACGCAGGTCCGACTATTTGTCCTGCTTTGTATCCGCCAATCGTAGATAGTGTATTAACTCCGTGGGCACCATAACTGCTGGGAGCAGTTGATGGTGGTGCGGGGTTCGGATCGTTATCTACAAAATCATAACCCGCTACAATATTCATAGTTGAAAACGATTCGTGACTCATTAACCGGAAACCGTTATCAAATACACCAACTAAAACTCCTTCTCCACGAATTCCCCGGTTGTGAAGTGGAATAACATTTATCTGGTCAACTTGTTTTCGTGCAGTGCCATAATTTAACGAGTCGGTTAAAGTTTTAAGCAATGGAGTTTCGAATACTTCTTCTACAGGTTCGCTTTTTTTCTTTCCGTAATTGCTAACAATATCGATCTCTTTTATGAACGGAAATTGCCGTATTGATTCGATCTCAGCTTTGGTAGCAAATCCGCTTACAGCATTAAACCATTTTGAAGAATATCTGATTTGCGAAATATTTTCTGCTACAGCATCTATGTAATTTTTGAAAACAGGCAAGTCGGATGCATCAACGAGTTTGTTTTGCGGCAGAACCTTCGATCGACGTGCGATGGCTTTTTCCGAAACTATTGTATTTGGTATATGTTTTTCGACGGAACCTTTATCGTTGAAGTAAATCCAAATTTTTATTTTATCGTCTTTTGAAATATTTTGTAATTTGCTTTCTAATCTTTCGGCAATCGGTGCGAGGAATTGTGCAGTTGTTGAGGAAAGAACAAACAGCATAAGCAATACTAACCGGTACATATTATTTTACAACCTTTCTACAAATTTTGATGTGTCAAATTAAATAAGATTCCCCTTAAAATCAAGTTGTTATTGTTCTTTGTAAATCTGTAAGCGATTTGATATATTTAAACGAAAATATGAAGAATCTTAAATGCGTAATTTTTGATGTTGATGGTACTATCACCCAAACAAATGAATTAATATTTGCTGCGTTTAATTATGTAACCTTCAAATACACCGGTAAAACATTTTCTCCCTCAGAAATCACTGCTATGTTCGGTCCTCCTGAAGAAGGGACGCTCGAAAAAATTGTTGGAAAACAAAATATTGATGCGGCACTGGAAGATTTTCTTGAGTTTTATCGGAGCAATCATACGGGGATGGCCCGTCTTTATCCGGGGATTACGGAAATTTTAGAATATCTAAAACAGCGAAATGTACTGATGGCAGTTTTCACAGGTAAAGGTCGGCATAGCACGCTTATTACTTTAAATGAGTTCAACATTAAAAAATATTTTGGTATTATTATTACAGGGAACGATGTTATTAATCATAAACCATCGGGCGAAGGGATAAAGAAAATATTAAATTATTTTGGACTTTCGGCTGAGCACGTTTTAATGGTGGGCGATGCGGTTGCTGATATTGTGGCATCGCGAGAAGCAGGTGTTCCTGTTGCAGCGGTGGTTTGGGATTCTTATGGCAAAGATCGCGTATTAAAAATGGATGTCGATTATTTATTTGATGATGTTAAAAAGTTGAAAGAATTTTTAATTGAAAGTATTCAGCACTCTTAATAACCGACTTTTTCCAGAATCAATATTCAACATAATATTTTTTCTTATAATTGGCAGTTTCATTCTCATTTCTTATATCCATTTTAATTATACACCTGATGATACTTTCATTTATTTACAGTTTTCAAGAAATATTATTAA comes from the Bacteroidota bacterium genome and includes:
- a CDS encoding S8 family serine peptidase, which encodes MYRLVLLMLFVLSSTTAQFLAPIAERLESKLQNISKDDKIKIWIYFNDKGSVEKHIPNTIVSEKAIARRSKVLPQNKLVDASDLPVFKNYIDAVAENISQIRYSSKWFNAVSGFATKAEIESIRQFPFIKEIDIVSNYGKKKSEPVEEVFETPLLKTLTDSLNYGTARKQVDQINVIPLHNRGIRGEGVLVGVFDNGFRLMSHESFSTMNIVAGYDFVDNDPNPAPPSTAPSSYGAHGVNTLSTIGGYKAGQIVGPAFKASYILGRTENDASETPVEEDNWVRAIEWAESLGVDIASTSLGYLTYDSPYASWTWQNMNGNTAVITRAADLAVNRGVVVLNSAGNEASVGTPNTLIAPADGFAVIAVGAVDSFGVRSSFSSYGPSFDGRIKPEVMAMGTGVKVASSTLTTGYSRVNGTSFSCPLSAGVAALILSAHPSLTPMQVREAMMRTASRAKNPDNYYGYGILNATAAADFYRPNLYHTPITGMQLNSPITILATVNSVIALNLDSCKVVYGVNGSFTNYVNLLPTSNPNEYTANIPALGTGNTVNYFITIQNIDKDFAKSPINSPAEYYSYNIGETTISQQLSTGWNLVSVALQLADYQSSTIFTSSASQVYGYQNGYVTKATLQNGKGYWVKYDSDHSIELSGYIRNVDTVNVTQGWNLIGGISSPVAVSSIIEEPASIISSSLYSYNNNLYEAATTIEPGKGYWVKVSANGKLILNSGGKK
- a CDS encoding HAD-IA family hydrolase, translated to MKNLKCVIFDVDGTITQTNELIFAAFNYVTFKYTGKTFSPSEITAMFGPPEEGTLEKIVGKQNIDAALEDFLEFYRSNHTGMARLYPGITEILEYLKQRNVLMAVFTGKGRHSTLITLNEFNIKKYFGIIITGNDVINHKPSGEGIKKILNYFGLSAEHVLMVGDAVADIVASREAGVPVAAVVWDSYGKDRVLKMDVDYLFDDVKKLKEFLIESIQHS